A genomic window from Erythrobacter sp. BLCC-B19 includes:
- a CDS encoding DEAD/DEAH box helicase: MNVFELDADLIARYEKFARSFTSIRAEDLRSQIDAVYEGGKFWPEPLIGLNPEFKRGRSVAELARQGVVDRDLETVFSLGSPRTPISLHLHQEQALMKALQNRNYIVTTGTGSGKSLCFFVPIINRILEARRAGEPRRTRAIIIYPMNALANSQREELEKFIEHCGLDASLKPTFERYTGQEKESDREKVAANPPDIILTNFMMLELLMTRQDEVDRKVIENMKGLEFLVLDELHTYRGRQGADVAMLVRRVRERMGSDKMLCIGTSATMASGEEDAGRQAVSKVGSILFGSPVLSDDVITESLVRRTEGTPSDGALRAAVLEPARAANFEEFARDPLACWIEMNIGLAGGEVLKRATPQTLTEAAAALAEATQLDAAQCRVALADRLIAMNECRNDRDQAFMAFKLHRFLSGAGTAHTTLAPAGSRRVSLVGEKFDREETDARLYPVYFCRECGQEVHSVSIDNWGSVIARPIDFAPRPDGTVEDIEHGFLVPDASGDLNFAGDIEDYPDSWQETTATGQLRLKSSHRGKHDGRPMYLGRDGRHDPDGLRGWFFPGQYRFCPHCKSQPASQARDINKLAGLSAEGRSSATTLITTAALDWMQRAGQPAEFHRRKLLGFTDNRQDAALQSGHFNDFIFVTLLRGAMLQAVRAAGEEGLSHEEFGNALRKALGFDPDVRERRMEWMADPDPVSFSAIDEAKKSINRVLAHRLWNDLRRGWRFTNPNLDQLDLIKIVYPGIRMLAEDQATCSGAHRERKSETEERGFSILAQVPADRREKMFRLLFDQMRKGLAIAVDALDPNELEAVASKSRQFLKDPWAISQEEQNQDLIAQTALVVGTQGNKNDRIVRVSARGGLAKEIAAVVGGLPLADREPLIEAMLLAAARHQMAREFAAGALLGWRLAPGALKLVPGEGQPEKGQDNRFFAELYSDVAVRLAAPGGLPLAFEAREHTAQVESLLREMRECRFRFGDSDKDRMAEIAADPKVLAEKRDFLPLLYCSPTMELGVDISQLNVVYLRNAPPTPANYAQRAGRAGRSGQAALVVTYCAAQSPHDQYYFERRTDLVAGIVKAPAIDLVNPDLLAAHVNAEWLAAAKEGLGKSIPENLDMDDEALPVCSRLTAAFATATGDTEARERAVRIVLSALPPEGSSVVGSPEEFVAVRWDGASLKIDQAFKRWRTLYRSAAEDRRSASAIEDRPGISAQERRDARTRYIAASKQTELLEKGVSSASSDFYTYRYLSTEGFLPGYNFPRLPLYAFVDSERGSAVLQRPRFLAIAEFGPNSLVYHEGKAFSCNRAKLPAGTRDNDNKLVTATMRCCHACGAAHRSETVERCVVCHEPLSEEGRLSKLYRIENVDASPRSRITANDEDRQRRGFDLRTIFEWDKAREENLLLKSQDGPLAALSYGPQTKLSRVNLGLRRRAHKEHIGFDVDTITGRWLKNEAQGEDEGYVDSGAKRQTIVPVVEDTKNALLLRFISPVELDNSQMATIQHALVRAIETEHVLEAGELLGEPLPTRDNRKATLFYEASEGGAGVLKRLMDGPEHWQRLAEVALDLMHYRIEDGRLVEKDDACVAGCYRCVLSYYNQPDHEMIDRRDEVVRDTLLRLAACERDWPASGPVGADPHSTPWLAAFASWGFPAPSSETIAGVEYEMVWPGHMVMAVAQTPSGALVDRCAELGRELIVLPDGPGPIPPSDLANALGVPA, from the coding sequence ATGAACGTTTTCGAACTCGATGCTGATCTGATCGCCAGATACGAGAAGTTCGCGCGTTCGTTCACCTCGATCCGCGCTGAAGATCTGCGCAGCCAGATCGATGCTGTCTACGAGGGGGGCAAATTCTGGCCCGAGCCTCTGATCGGGCTCAACCCGGAGTTCAAGCGCGGGCGCTCAGTCGCCGAACTTGCCCGGCAAGGGGTGGTCGATCGCGATCTCGAGACCGTATTCTCGCTCGGTTCTCCCCGCACGCCAATCAGTTTGCACCTTCATCAGGAGCAGGCGCTGATGAAGGCGCTGCAGAACCGCAATTACATCGTCACAACGGGTACAGGCTCGGGCAAATCGCTTTGTTTCTTCGTCCCTATCATCAACCGCATCCTTGAGGCGCGGCGGGCGGGCGAGCCGCGCCGGACAAGAGCGATCATCATCTATCCGATGAACGCGCTGGCCAATTCTCAGCGCGAGGAGCTCGAGAAATTCATCGAGCACTGCGGTCTGGATGCCAGCCTGAAGCCGACCTTCGAGCGCTACACCGGTCAGGAGAAGGAAAGCGATCGAGAAAAGGTCGCGGCCAATCCGCCTGACATCATCCTGACCAACTTCATGATGCTCGAGCTGCTCATGACGCGGCAAGATGAGGTCGACCGGAAGGTCATCGAGAACATGAAGGGGCTGGAGTTCCTCGTGCTCGACGAGCTTCACACCTATCGCGGGAGGCAGGGTGCCGATGTCGCCATGCTCGTTCGCCGGGTGCGCGAGCGCATGGGATCCGACAAGATGTTGTGTATCGGCACATCGGCCACCATGGCGTCAGGTGAGGAGGATGCCGGGCGGCAGGCTGTCTCGAAGGTGGGGAGTATCCTGTTCGGAAGCCCGGTTCTGTCCGATGATGTGATCACCGAAAGCCTTGTGCGGCGCACCGAAGGAACGCCTTCTGATGGCGCTCTGAGGGCGGCTGTTCTCGAACCGGCCCGGGCGGCGAACTTCGAAGAATTCGCGCGTGATCCGCTCGCCTGCTGGATCGAGATGAATATCGGCCTTGCTGGCGGCGAAGTTCTCAAGCGCGCCACCCCGCAGACACTGACCGAGGCAGCCGCGGCTCTTGCTGAAGCCACACAACTTGACGCAGCGCAGTGCCGCGTTGCTCTGGCCGACCGTCTGATCGCGATGAATGAATGTCGCAACGACCGCGATCAGGCGTTCATGGCTTTCAAGCTCCATCGGTTCCTGTCGGGCGCCGGAACGGCGCACACAACGCTTGCGCCTGCTGGCAGCCGCCGCGTGTCATTGGTGGGCGAGAAGTTCGACCGGGAGGAGACCGACGCGCGGCTCTATCCCGTTTATTTCTGCCGAGAGTGCGGCCAGGAAGTCCACAGCGTGTCAATTGACAATTGGGGGAGCGTCATCGCTCGCCCGATCGACTTCGCTCCGCGCCCTGACGGCACAGTCGAAGACATCGAGCACGGCTTCCTCGTTCCCGATGCGAGCGGCGATCTGAACTTTGCGGGCGATATCGAGGATTACCCCGATAGCTGGCAGGAGACCACCGCAACTGGGCAGCTCCGTCTCAAAAGCTCCCACCGCGGCAAGCATGATGGCCGCCCGATGTACCTTGGCCGGGATGGGCGGCATGATCCAGACGGCCTGCGGGGCTGGTTCTTCCCCGGCCAATATCGCTTCTGCCCGCATTGCAAGAGTCAACCAGCGTCGCAAGCGCGCGACATCAACAAGCTGGCGGGGCTGTCGGCAGAGGGCAGAAGCTCGGCAACTACCCTCATCACAACAGCAGCCCTCGACTGGATGCAACGGGCCGGACAACCGGCCGAGTTCCATCGCCGCAAGCTGCTGGGGTTCACCGACAATCGGCAGGACGCGGCGCTCCAGTCAGGCCACTTCAACGACTTCATCTTCGTCACGCTTTTGCGCGGGGCGATGCTGCAGGCGGTGAGGGCAGCAGGCGAAGAGGGGCTTTCTCACGAGGAGTTCGGAAACGCACTGCGCAAGGCGCTCGGCTTCGATCCCGATGTCCGTGAGCGCCGGATGGAATGGATGGCAGATCCCGACCCTGTCAGTTTCTCTGCGATCGACGAAGCCAAGAAGTCGATCAATCGGGTGCTGGCACACCGACTCTGGAATGACCTCCGCAGGGGCTGGCGGTTCACCAACCCGAACCTTGACCAGCTCGATCTGATCAAGATCGTCTATCCCGGAATCCGTATGCTGGCGGAGGATCAGGCCACATGCTCGGGTGCTCATCGTGAGCGGAAGAGCGAAACCGAAGAGCGCGGCTTTTCGATCTTGGCGCAAGTTCCGGCGGACAGGCGCGAGAAGATGTTCCGCCTTCTGTTTGACCAAATGCGCAAAGGCTTGGCGATCGCGGTTGACGCGCTCGATCCAAACGAGCTTGAAGCCGTGGCGAGCAAGTCGCGGCAGTTCCTGAAGGACCCTTGGGCCATTTCGCAGGAGGAACAGAATCAAGATCTTATCGCGCAGACGGCGCTGGTCGTGGGCACGCAAGGCAACAAGAATGACCGTATCGTTCGCGTTTCGGCGCGCGGGGGTCTGGCCAAGGAAATAGCGGCCGTGGTGGGTGGCCTCCCGCTTGCTGATCGTGAGCCGCTGATTGAGGCGATGCTGCTGGCGGCGGCTCGTCATCAGATGGCGCGCGAGTTTGCGGCCGGTGCGCTTCTTGGTTGGAGGCTTGCCCCCGGTGCCCTGAAGCTTGTGCCTGGTGAGGGGCAACCAGAAAAAGGCCAAGACAATCGCTTCTTTGCCGAGCTTTACTCCGATGTTGCGGTCCGGCTCGCTGCACCTGGAGGCCTGCCCCTGGCATTCGAGGCGCGCGAGCACACGGCACAGGTCGAATCCTTGCTCCGCGAAATGCGCGAATGCCGCTTCCGCTTCGGGGACAGCGACAAAGATCGCATGGCTGAGATTGCCGCAGATCCCAAAGTGCTTGCCGAGAAGCGTGATTTCCTGCCGCTGCTCTATTGTTCGCCGACAATGGAGTTGGGGGTCGATATCTCTCAGCTCAATGTCGTCTATCTTCGCAATGCGCCGCCGACACCGGCCAATTATGCCCAGCGTGCAGGCCGCGCTGGCCGAAGCGGCCAAGCCGCACTGGTGGTGACCTACTGCGCGGCGCAAAGCCCGCATGACCAGTATTACTTTGAGCGACGGACCGACCTTGTTGCAGGGATCGTCAAGGCGCCCGCAATTGACCTGGTGAATCCCGACCTTCTCGCCGCCCACGTGAACGCAGAATGGCTTGCTGCCGCCAAGGAAGGGCTTGGCAAATCGATCCCCGAAAACCTCGACATGGACGACGAGGCCTTGCCAGTCTGTTCACGTCTGACTGCTGCATTTGCGACGGCAACAGGTGATACAGAAGCGCGCGAGCGGGCCGTCCGGATCGTTCTCTCGGCGCTTCCGCCGGAAGGTTCTTCGGTGGTCGGCAGTCCGGAGGAATTCGTAGCGGTACGCTGGGACGGCGCAAGCTTGAAAATTGATCAGGCCTTCAAGCGCTGGCGCACTCTCTATCGATCAGCGGCCGAAGATCGGCGTTCGGCATCGGCCATAGAAGACCGTCCCGGTATCTCAGCGCAAGAGCGCAGAGATGCTCGTACGCGCTATATCGCAGCCAGTAAGCAGACGGAGTTGCTTGAAAAAGGGGTGTCGTCGGCGAGTTCCGACTTTTACACCTATCGCTATCTCTCTACTGAAGGCTTCCTGCCAGGCTATAACTTCCCTCGCCTTCCTCTGTATGCCTTCGTCGACAGCGAACGTGGCTCGGCGGTGCTTCAGCGGCCGCGGTTTCTTGCCATTGCCGAGTTCGGACCCAACAGCCTTGTATATCACGAGGGCAAGGCATTCAGCTGCAATCGCGCCAAGCTGCCCGCAGGCACCCGGGACAATGACAACAAGCTGGTGACGGCGACCATGCGCTGCTGTCATGCGTGCGGTGCCGCACATCGCAGCGAGACAGTCGAACGTTGCGTCGTCTGCCATGAGCCGCTCAGCGAGGAGGGGCGGCTATCGAAGCTCTACCGGATCGAGAATGTCGATGCCTCTCCGCGATCGCGGATCACGGCCAATGACGAGGACCGCCAGCGCCGTGGTTTCGACCTGAGGACAATCTTCGAGTGGGATAAGGCACGAGAAGAAAACCTGTTGCTGAAGTCGCAGGATGGTCCGCTGGCTGCCCTGAGCTATGGTCCGCAAACGAAGCTCTCGCGCGTCAACCTTGGCTTGAGGCGACGCGCCCATAAGGAGCACATAGGCTTCGATGTTGACACGATTACAGGCCGCTGGCTCAAGAATGAAGCGCAGGGCGAGGACGAGGGATACGTCGACAGCGGTGCCAAGCGTCAGACTATCGTACCGGTCGTTGAAGACACGAAGAACGCACTTCTCTTACGCTTCATATCTCCTGTCGAGCTCGACAACAGTCAGATGGCGACCATCCAGCACGCGTTGGTCCGCGCCATCGAAACCGAGCATGTGCTTGAGGCTGGGGAGCTGCTCGGCGAACCCCTGCCTACCAGGGATAATCGCAAGGCGACCCTCTTCTACGAAGCCTCGGAAGGCGGCGCGGGCGTGCTTAAGCGATTGATGGACGGGCCAGAGCATTGGCAGCGTCTGGCCGAGGTTGCGCTCGATCTGATGCATTATCGTATCGAGGACGGCCGGCTCGTCGAGAAGGACGATGCCTGTGTGGCTGGCTGCTACCGCTGTGTGCTGTCCTACTACAACCAGCCCGACCATGAGATGATCGATCGCCGGGACGAAGTGGTGCGTGACACGCTTCTGAGGCTCGCCGCTTGCGAGAGAGACTGGCCTGCCAGCGGCCCGGTGGGAGCCGATCCTCATTCCACGCCCTGGCTCGCGGCCTTCGCCAGTTGGGGCTTCCCGGCGCCTTCGAGCGAGACCATTGCCGGGGTTGAATACGAAATGGTCTGGCCAGGCCACATGGTGATGGCTGTGGCGCAAACACCGTCAGGTGCGCTTGTTGATCGCTGCGCAGAGCTGGGCCGAGAATTGATTGTTCTACCAGATGGGCCCGGGCCAATCCCGCCTTCAGATCTGGCCAATGCACTGGGAGTTCCCGCATGA
- a CDS encoding McrC family protein → MTHLTIHEWGHAKFGERGLTREQAHALHAAACEHPLAHDDATNILVLGRDRIMARQMVGMVSAKGCSLEILPKVDPDTALGEPEGKVRDRLVRMLDVALGLNLDIGAEAAIARQKNTLLEILIDAFATRLLAEVRRGLPRAYIQCEEDLPALRGRLDITRQFTRNAVRPDRLACRFDQLEADTPLMRIMAAATVFLARHTRSLGTRRKLDELRHALDDIPQMPIARLPWQAVRIDRTNRRWEALFGLARLLLQRDWQATHHAAKAPEGLTLLFPMNDLFEKYIAVLLRRALAGSGIEVIDQGGHRACLGTYTGAHIDSGEVFRTKPDIMLRRGREVVAIIDTKWKKLSLDPLDRKHGVSQADVYQLMAYARLYRTAELMLLYPGKPGEPAGQRQQFGIAGGAECLRIATADVSLEQPELQASLACLAQKILTERPPLVAAAG, encoded by the coding sequence GTGACGCACCTCACAATCCATGAATGGGGTCATGCCAAGTTCGGTGAGCGCGGCCTGACCCGCGAGCAAGCCCATGCGCTTCATGCGGCGGCTTGCGAGCACCCGCTGGCGCATGATGATGCGACCAACATCCTCGTCCTCGGGCGCGACCGGATCATGGCGCGCCAGATGGTGGGGATGGTCTCAGCCAAGGGATGCAGCCTCGAAATCCTTCCCAAGGTCGATCCTGACACTGCGCTGGGGGAGCCCGAGGGCAAGGTCCGCGATCGGCTCGTACGCATGCTCGACGTGGCGCTCGGCCTCAACCTCGACATCGGGGCTGAAGCGGCGATCGCCCGGCAGAAGAATACGCTGCTGGAAATCCTGATCGACGCCTTTGCCACCCGCCTCCTCGCGGAGGTGCGGCGCGGGCTTCCGCGGGCCTATATCCAGTGCGAGGAGGATCTGCCTGCGCTGCGCGGCCGGCTCGATATCACCCGCCAGTTCACACGCAATGCGGTGCGCCCCGACCGGCTTGCTTGTCGCTTCGATCAGCTGGAGGCCGATACCCCGCTGATGCGGATTATGGCAGCGGCCACTGTGTTCCTTGCCCGTCACACGCGCTCGCTCGGCACCCGGCGCAAGCTTGACGAGCTGCGCCATGCGCTGGATGACATCCCGCAGATGCCGATCGCGCGGCTGCCATGGCAAGCGGTGCGGATTGATCGCACCAACCGCCGCTGGGAGGCGCTGTTCGGGCTCGCCCGGCTGTTGCTCCAGCGTGACTGGCAGGCGACCCACCATGCGGCCAAGGCCCCCGAGGGCCTGACGCTGCTGTTCCCGATGAACGACCTGTTCGAGAAATACATCGCGGTGCTGCTGCGCCGGGCGCTCGCGGGTAGCGGGATCGAGGTGATCGATCAGGGCGGCCACCGGGCGTGCCTTGGTACCTACACCGGCGCGCATATCGACAGCGGCGAGGTGTTCCGCACCAAGCCCGATATCATGCTGCGCCGTGGCAGGGAGGTCGTCGCCATCATCGATACCAAGTGGAAGAAGCTGAGCCTCGACCCGCTCGACCGCAAGCACGGGGTGAGCCAGGCCGATGTCTATCAGCTTATGGCATATGCCCGGCTCTACCGCACGGCTGAGCTCATGCTGCTTTATCCAGGAAAACCGGGCGAGCCGGCGGGACAGCGCCAGCAGTTCGGCATCGCGGGCGGTGCCGAGTGCCTGCGGATCGCCACGGCCGATGTGTCGCTCGAGCAGCCCGAATTGCAGGCTTCGCTTGCCTGCCTCGCGCAGAAAATTCTGACGGAGCGCCCGCCGCTCGTAGCGGCGGCAGGGTAG
- a CDS encoding PGN_0703 family putative restriction endonuclease: protein MSGPQPIFLPGVPEDKVCEVYGRAAGNEIASGKFASPQSSAALAANGFGWFLDRPADCPLFPPVADLGGPVTAVEIERELRFPWSGGRHPWLDAVVWTDTHVIGVESKRYEPYRDSKVAELAEAYDRDVWGDGMQGWCAMRDLLRAEPRRYKHLDAAQLVKHALGLATEARRSGHLSVLVYLYAEPQDACRNPPEAFLAHRREIEDFHAIVAGNRVRFAACSWCGWLACFTGEAADHARAVHEAFAP from the coding sequence TTGAGCGGGCCGCAGCCGATCTTCCTGCCCGGCGTGCCCGAGGACAAGGTCTGCGAGGTCTATGGCCGCGCTGCCGGTAACGAAATCGCCAGTGGCAAGTTCGCCAGTCCGCAGAGCAGCGCGGCGCTGGCGGCGAATGGCTTCGGGTGGTTCCTTGACCGGCCTGCTGATTGCCCGTTGTTCCCACCCGTCGCGGACCTTGGCGGCCCTGTCACTGCCGTAGAGATTGAGCGCGAATTGCGCTTCCCATGGAGCGGCGGACGCCACCCCTGGCTCGATGCGGTGGTTTGGACCGACACGCATGTGATCGGTGTCGAGTCCAAGCGCTATGAGCCGTACCGCGACAGCAAGGTTGCCGAGCTGGCCGAGGCCTATGATCGCGACGTCTGGGGCGACGGGATGCAGGGCTGGTGCGCCATGCGCGACCTGCTGCGGGCGGAGCCGCGGCGCTATAAGCATCTCGATGCAGCGCAGCTGGTGAAGCACGCTCTGGGTCTTGCGACCGAAGCCAGGCGCTCAGGTCATCTGTCGGTGTTGGTCTATCTCTACGCGGAGCCGCAGGACGCCTGCCGCAATCCGCCAGAAGCCTTCCTCGCTCATCGACGCGAGATTGAAGATTTCCATGCCATCGTTGCTGGGAACCGGGTTCGCTTTGCTGCCTGCTCGTGGTGCGGGTGGCTGGCCTGCTTCACCGGAGAGGCGGCTGATCACGCCCGCGCGGTTCATGAGGCCTTCGCCCCGTGA
- a CDS encoding helix-turn-helix transcriptional regulator translates to MARNAKLDRLLTLVKALGESAEGLTLDEMAEVIGANRRTAERLRDLILVHFDLEESVDDRHKRFRIPGALPSPFTQPNVAEIAALQSLADTARKAGSAQATLLESLLGKVQAGLRREVKSRMAPDLDPLVRLQRHHVPAGPMIEHAPETVAQVQGAMMAGMCLEFDYLADGATEPKWRRVIPLGLIHGPATYLIGKIPGRDLEPAPYRLDRITEARVSNQPGAASEDWDLDAWIGASFGIWREQGHDIVLRVAPESAERARRWRFHPQQVIEQDGEELVVRFYSGGLREIAEHLFTWGGEVRIEGPEELREMMRERLSAAGRAVV, encoded by the coding sequence GTGGCACGCAACGCAAAACTCGACCGGTTGCTGACACTGGTCAAGGCGCTTGGGGAAAGCGCCGAAGGTCTCACCCTCGACGAGATGGCAGAGGTCATCGGCGCCAACCGCCGCACGGCCGAGCGGCTGCGCGATCTCATTCTCGTCCACTTCGACCTCGAGGAAAGTGTTGACGACCGCCACAAGCGCTTCCGCATCCCCGGCGCACTACCGTCACCGTTCACGCAGCCCAATGTCGCCGAGATCGCAGCCCTGCAGTCGCTCGCCGATACGGCACGCAAGGCGGGATCGGCGCAGGCCACGCTGCTCGAGAGCCTGCTGGGCAAGGTGCAGGCGGGCCTGAGGCGCGAGGTCAAAAGCCGCATGGCACCAGACCTCGACCCGCTGGTCCGGCTTCAGCGTCATCATGTCCCCGCCGGACCGATGATCGAGCATGCGCCGGAGACCGTGGCGCAGGTCCAGGGCGCTATGATGGCGGGGATGTGCCTCGAATTCGATTACCTCGCCGACGGCGCGACGGAGCCGAAGTGGCGGCGCGTGATCCCGCTCGGCCTCATCCACGGGCCTGCGACCTATCTGATCGGCAAGATACCCGGCCGCGATCTTGAGCCTGCGCCATACCGTCTTGATCGCATCACCGAAGCGCGGGTCAGCAATCAGCCCGGAGCAGCCAGCGAAGACTGGGATCTTGATGCGTGGATAGGAGCAAGCTTCGGCATCTGGCGCGAACAGGGCCATGATATCGTCTTGCGTGTCGCGCCTGAGAGCGCCGAGCGGGCGCGGCGCTGGCGTTTCCACCCCCAGCAGGTGATCGAGCAGGACGGCGAGGAGCTGGTGGTGCGGTTCTATTCCGGTGGCCTGCGTGAGATCGCCGAACACCTCTTCACTTGGGGCGGAGAGGTGCGGATCGAAGGGCCGGAGGAACTGCGTGAAATGATGCGCGAAAGGCTTTCGGCAGCGGGCCGGGCCGTGGTCTAG
- a CDS encoding DEAD/DEAH box helicase, whose translation MTSVSLAPGQLQIGDLVHARGREWIVLAKPSDGLLRVRPLSGSEEDAILIAPKLERQPVREASFALPGSDQLDTQDAARLLTDALRLSLRRGAGPFRSAAHLGVEPRAYQLVPLLMALRLEVKRMLIADDVGIGKTIEAGMILREMLDRGEIDSFTVLCPPHLVDQWVGELAEKFDIDAVAVTSARARSLEQGIALGDTIFGVHPFTVVSLDYMKADSRREGFAQACPKLVIVDEAHSCVGGSEKGTQQRFSLLQRLAEDQTRHMLLLTATPHSGNQDAYARLLSLLHPDLSGAPDTLDPNALERYRRRLAQHFVQRRRPDIAGQWGEGGAFAVPMKADAPYSLTGDFQTFQEDVLEYCLGVATRADGAQARRLAFWGTLALMRCVGSSPAAALSALRNRLVGMAEEALLAPALFDDDDDEFADTDVEPATAADTEETAELRKLVAQAESLAARFADDPKFRELVVQVKDLTGSKEARPVIFCRFIATAEAVAEALRAKFKSHTVEVVTGRLTPEERRERVEAMIDHPNRILVATDCLSEGINLQSLFNAVIHYDLNWNPTRHQQRDGRVDRFGQKAKAVWSVMIFGENSIPDGAVIKVIQEKMKRIEKETGVVVPVPEDSVSVSNALMQAMLLHSSKPRAQGMFDFGDAEAKLETQWRNAEENAKRSQTRYAQTALKPDEVLPEWHKLRGLLGGPQEVERFTRRALARIDTPLGQQGNHWRVRYDDLPQQLREKLAARNLTGTRAIGFGDKLPPDVAQVGRTHPLVATLAETMAEGALDPGGVEGKATLGRAGVWMTRGVDKLTTLLVLRLRFKLVTSGRRTLLAEEATGLAFAPNAETAFAAGADALALLEHEATRSIEPPANQRQIDNALGRLGDYQSAIAAYAAERAAALSHDHERVKAATRGEGVTTTVLPVLPADIIGLYVLVPEAN comes from the coding sequence ATGACATCCGTATCGCTTGCTCCTGGCCAGCTCCAGATCGGCGACCTGGTGCATGCGCGCGGCCGCGAGTGGATCGTGCTCGCGAAGCCTTCGGATGGCCTCCTGCGGGTTCGACCTCTGTCGGGTTCCGAGGAGGACGCGATCCTCATCGCCCCTAAACTGGAGCGTCAGCCCGTACGCGAAGCGAGCTTTGCTCTACCTGGATCGGATCAGCTGGACACGCAGGATGCCGCCCGGCTTTTGACAGACGCCTTGCGCCTTTCGCTGCGTCGGGGTGCCGGGCCATTCCGTAGCGCGGCCCATCTCGGCGTTGAACCGCGGGCCTATCAGCTTGTGCCGCTGCTTATGGCTTTGCGGCTTGAGGTGAAGCGCATGCTGATCGCCGACGACGTCGGGATTGGGAAGACGATCGAAGCTGGCATGATCCTGCGCGAGATGCTCGACCGAGGGGAGATCGACAGCTTCACAGTCCTGTGTCCGCCGCATCTGGTTGATCAATGGGTGGGGGAGCTTGCCGAGAAGTTCGACATTGACGCCGTCGCTGTCACCTCCGCCCGCGCGCGCTCATTGGAGCAGGGCATCGCTCTTGGCGACACGATCTTCGGCGTTCACCCCTTCACGGTGGTGAGCCTTGACTACATGAAGGCCGATAGTCGCCGCGAAGGCTTTGCGCAGGCCTGCCCGAAGTTGGTGATCGTCGATGAGGCGCATAGCTGCGTCGGCGGCAGCGAAAAGGGGACGCAGCAGCGCTTCTCTCTCCTGCAGCGGCTTGCTGAAGATCAGACGCGCCACATGCTCCTGCTGACCGCAACACCCCACAGCGGCAATCAGGATGCCTATGCTCGCCTCTTGAGCCTGCTCCATCCCGATCTGTCGGGCGCTCCCGATACGCTCGATCCCAACGCGCTAGAGCGTTACCGTCGGCGGCTTGCCCAGCACTTTGTCCAGCGGCGCAGGCCGGACATTGCCGGGCAATGGGGCGAGGGCGGGGCCTTTGCTGTCCCGATGAAGGCAGATGCGCCCTACAGTTTGACAGGCGATTTTCAGACCTTTCAGGAGGATGTGCTGGAATATTGCCTCGGCGTGGCAACCCGGGCCGATGGCGCACAGGCGCGCCGCCTTGCTTTCTGGGGCACGCTCGCGCTGATGCGCTGCGTGGGCTCTTCGCCCGCTGCTGCCTTGAGTGCCTTGCGCAATCGCCTGGTCGGCATGGCGGAGGAGGCTCTGCTTGCACCAGCACTGTTCGATGACGACGATGATGAATTCGCCGACACCGACGTGGAACCCGCGACCGCCGCAGACACCGAGGAAACAGCTGAGCTGCGCAAGCTCGTAGCGCAGGCCGAAAGCCTCGCTGCCCGCTTTGCCGATGATCCCAAGTTCCGCGAACTGGTCGTGCAGGTCAAGGATCTCACCGGAAGCAAGGAGGCGCGTCCCGTCATCTTCTGCCGCTTCATTGCCACCGCAGAAGCCGTCGCCGAAGCGCTCAGGGCCAAGTTCAAATCGCACACGGTCGAGGTAGTGACCGGACGTCTTACCCCCGAAGAACGCCGCGAGCGGGTCGAGGCGATGATCGATCACCCCAACCGCATCCTCGTTGCCACCGATTGCCTGTCCGAAGGGATCAACCTGCAATCGCTGTTCAATGCCGTGATCCACTACGATCTCAACTGGAACCCGACCCGCCACCAGCAGCGCGACGGCCGCGTTGATCGCTTTGGTCAGAAGGCCAAAGCAGTCTGGTCGGTGATGATCTTCGGTGAGAACTCCATCCCTGACGGAGCTGTGATCAAAGTGATCCAAGAAAAGATGAAGCGGATCGAGAAGGAAACCGGCGTTGTCGTGCCGGTGCCAGAAGACTCCGTCAGCGTCTCAAACGCTCTCATGCAGGCCATGCTGCTCCATTCGAGCAAGCCACGCGCGCAAGGCATGTTCGATTTCGGCGATGCCGAGGCCAAGCTTGAAACCCAGTGGCGCAATGCCGAGGAAAACGCCAAACGCAGCCAGACCCGCTATGCGCAGACGGCGCTGAAGCCCGATGAAGTGCTGCCCGAATGGCACAAGCTACGTGGTCTTCTCGGCGGCCCGCAGGAGGTCGAACGCTTCACCCGCCGTGCGCTCGCCCGGATCGACACGCCGCTCGGCCAGCAAGGCAATCACTGGCGCGTGCGCTACGATGATTTGCCCCAGCAGCTGCGCGAGAAGCTCGCCGCCCGCAATCTCACCGGCACCCGCGCCATCGGCTTTGGCGACAAGCTCCCGCCTGATGTCGCACAAGTCGGCCGGACCCATCCGCTGGTAGCAACCCTCGCCGAGACCATGGCCGAGGGCGCACTCGATCCGGGCGGGGTCGAGGGCAAGGCGACCCTTGGCCGGGCGGGGGTATGGATGACCCGCGGCGTGGACAAGCTCACCACGCTGCTGGTGCTGCGCCTGCGCTTCAAACTCGTCACCAGCGGCCGGCGCACCTTGCTGGCGGAAGAAGCGACTGGGCTGGCCTTCGCCCCCAACGCCGAAACCGCCTTCGCCGCCGGGGCTGATGCGCTTGCCCTGCTCGAGCACGAGGCCACCCGCAGCATCGAGCCGCCAGCCAACCAGCGCCAGATCGACAACGCACTCGGCCGCCTCGGTGACTACCAATCCGCCATCGCCGCCTATGCCGCCGAACGCGCCGCCGCCCTCTCGCACGACCATGAACGCGTGAAGGCCGCTACAAGAGGCGAGGGCGTCACCACCACGGTCTTGCCCGTCCTCCCCGCCGATATCATCGGGCTCTATGTTCTCGTGCCGGAGGCCAACTGA